The sequence CGAGTTGCACGTGGCCGAGCATTCGCTGCAATTGCAGCAGCGCAGCCGCGAGATCACGCAACGTTTGATCGCCGCCGGACGCGGCACGCCACCGGATCTGGCGCGCGCCACCGCACAGGTGGCGATGCTCGAAGCCGCGCTGCCGCCGCTGCGCGCGCGCCGCCAGGCGGCCGGTTACCAACTGGCCGCGCTACTGGGCAAGACACCTGGCGAAGTACCGGCCGGCGTGGACAGCTGTGCGCGCGCGCCGGCCTTGCAGCAACCGATACCGATCGGCGACGGCCGCGCGCTGCTGGCGCGTCGCCCGGATGTGCGCCAGGCCGAGCGGCGGCTGGCCGCGGCCACCGCGCGTATCGGCGTGGCCACTGCCGAGCTGTATCCGGATATCCGCCTGGGCGGATCGATCGGCGCCACCGGCCTGCTGGCGGATTTTGGCGAACCAGCCACGCATGCCTGGTCGTTCGGCCCGCTGATTTCCTGGACGCTGCCGTCCAGCGGTGCGCGAGCCCGCGTGCGCGCCACCGAAGCCGGCGCCGACGCCGCATTGGCGCAGTTCGATCACACCGTGCTGCAGGCGCTGCGCGAGGTGCAGACCACGCTGTCGCGTTACGCGCAGGATCTGGACCGCCTGCATCTGCTGGAACAAGCGCAGCAACAGGCCGAACTGGCCTCGTCGCAAAACAGGCGCTTGTGTCAAGGTGGGCGCACGCCATACCTCTCCAGCCTGGACGCCGAGCGTACC comes from Xanthomonas vesicatoria ATCC 35937 and encodes:
- a CDS encoding efflux transporter outer membrane subunit, which codes for MSGLRLLGLSAAVTVLAACSTVGPNYALPDQSAYQRPAANAAFLDTGNDQVQPGAPLPARWWALYRDPMLDGLVAQALRDNVELKVASANLRRAAAVYEQAMDAGGFDYEVEAGVSRAQVSAEAFLQEEKLPVFNLADGKFGVSYQFDLFGKLQRGAEAAHADTQAAQAAIDLARVNVAAQVAGSYVEICHANHELHVAEHSLQLQQRSREITQRLIAAGRGTPPDLARATAQVAMLEAALPPLRARRQAAGYQLAALLGKTPGEVPAGVDSCARAPALQQPIPIGDGRALLARRPDVRQAERRLAAATARIGVATAELYPDIRLGGSIGATGLLADFGEPATHAWSFGPLISWTLPSSGARARVRATEAGADAALAQFDHTVLQALREVQTTLSRYAQDLDRLHLLEQAQQQAELASSQNRRLCQGGRTPYLSSLDAERTLATADMTLANAQAQVSQDQIQLFLALGGGWDTDARSDATAATAAR